Part of the Chelmon rostratus isolate fCheRos1 chromosome 13, fCheRos1.pri, whole genome shotgun sequence genome is shown below.
ACTCGTGCTCTGAAGATGTGTTGTTCGTTTTCActgacaggagagaaaacagagggcATGATGGGAGTGACAGAGCTGATTGTGTCAACTGCAACTCTTGGAGTTATATTCTCGCTGCTTGCTGGTCAGCCCCTCCTCATCATAGGCTTCTCCGGACCCTTACTGGTGTTTGAAGAAGCCTACTACAAGGTGCttcatctgaaaatgttcaaCCGCCACACATCGCATACTCCAGCTTTTGTGTGACATGAGtccctttttgttttccctgaacATGTAACgacatgtctgtgtctcttcaCGCAGTTCTGTCAGGCCCACAACTACGAGTACCTGACTGGTCGAGTGTGGATTGGTTTCTGGCTCATCTTCATTGTCCTGGTGATTgtggcagcagagggcagcTTCCTTGTTCGCTACATCTCACCTTTTACACAGGAGATTTTTGCTTTCCTCatctccctcatcttcatctatGAGACTTTTTCTAAGCTCATCAAGGTAACCGTTGTAGTGCCTTgtcacatctgcaaaaatccACAACAGCCAATCAACAGGGGATAAATTGAagctctcctcttgtttccagGTGTTTCAGGAACATCCACTGATGGCAATGTACCCCAGTGACTCCACCCCAGCTACTGGGCTTGAAGATGTCGTTGACCCCATCTTCAACCAGCCCAacactgctctgctgtctctggtCCTCATGATGGGAACTTTCTTTGTCGCTTTCTTCCTCAGGAAATTCAGAAACAGTCGGTTTTTAGGTGGCAAGGTATTCTGCTTCACTGAGTCTCTCCTTGTCAGGGTTCTCGTGGGAATTTAAAGGCACCCTGTGGAGCTTTCTcgtaaacaaacaaatgacgTATGTTTCTTTCAAAGCTaatttttacagtattttcaaCCCCGGTTTATAATCTTCTAAATCTCTCCGTGTTGTTGTGTGTCTCGGCACATTACTGCCACCTCCTGTTGATCAGTGGAATAACATGAAACCGTTGGCTTGTGTGTCCTTCACATGAacgagaaacaaacaaaaaggaagcccacttttaaaaacattgctccataGCACTCCCAGTGGTTAAAAGCTCCACAGGGCTCCTTTAAACCTTATGTTTTATGATCTGATTGTGCGTTTTATTATATCCTGTGAAATTAATAATTGTCAAAATTTAGTCAATCACAAGATGTGTCCAGCACAGGTTCAATGAAACTTGATAGAACTTTTCTACTTAAAGCCTGTGTTTCTGATTGTTTAAATCAATAATATTAATGCGTCCAGCAGATGTTAACCCTTTAAAGCACATGTGAAGATGACTTGCTTTGACGTGTTTCTGGTGAAGCTCCAGCTTGTTTAAAAGGCAGCAAACATGCTGAATGTTGGCTTGATCTATGTTTGGTTTCTCAATATCTCCAGGCCAGAAGAATCATCGGTGATTTTGGCATTCCCATCTCAATTTTACTTTCAGTACTGGTTGATTACCACATTACTGACACCTACACCCAGGTAACTAATATCACAGCAGCTGAACGCTTTTATTACAGTTCCAACTGTGTTTGCTCggaatttgattatttttacgGACTTTCAGAAACTGGATGTGCCGTCGGGCTTCTCAGTCACCTCCCCGGACAAGAGAGGCTGGTTCATCAGTCCCTTTGGTGACAAGCAGCCCTTTCCCACCTGGATGATGGGAGCGTCCATTGTGCCTGCCCTTCTTGTCTTCATCCTCATTTTCATGGAAACTCAGATCACTTCGTACGTACAGTGTGATAATCTGCAGTGGAAATGCTCTGGGTGTACAGTCTGTGAAAGACTAAGCTTAACAGAATTCCCACTTCTTAAACATTTTCCTCCAATCCATCAGATTGATAGTCAGTAAGAAGGAGCGGCGCCTGGTTAAAGGCTCAGGCTTCCACCTGGACCTCCTGCTCATTGTCGTTCTGGGGGCCATCTGTCCTCTCTTCGGCCTGCCGTGGCTCACCGCCGCCACCGTGCGCTCCGTCACTCATGTCAACGCCCTCACCGTCATGAGCAAAGCGACGGCGCCCGGCGAAAAGCCCATGATCCAGGAAGTGAAAGAACAGAGGCTGACTGGGCTGCTCGTGGCTGTTCTCGTTGgtaagaggaaagagaaggatgAGAGTGCGTGATGCCAGTTGACCGTTTGCTAAACTCCACCCACAAACAGTGATTATCCAATCGTAACATGGCAACCATAGCAAGGCGCCCATGCCTGTCAAGCACTGAATTTGTACACATGCCGAAAAGGAGTGTGTGGAGCTGTAATAAAAGTGACGCTCATCATCTTAAGAATCCAGATCAATGGTGTCTTTTTTAGCCTTTACgaaaacaaaaatattacattttgaagCAATGCATTTAGGGTGCATTTTGTTAGCATGCGTGGCTAAGTAGTGTACTACCTATAGTACCTTAGCGTTATTTCCAAAGCCGAGGGGCAGGTCATTAGTAACTACATTGTTATGTTGGGTTACAGGTAACGTTCAGGACTGAAACATTCACATCCACTCATATCAGAGTTTAGCTAACATAACAGTTAAGCTCAGCGCTAACTAGCTCAACCCtgcaatacaaaacaaatgctgcTCCTTTATTTCCATTCTTGTACATGGCTCATTAGCTGGTGAATATACCTTTTTGCCAGGGACGTGTAGTTTTAGCCTCAGTCATCTATGCAGCCAACATGAACATACTGAGGACACTTTTCTTGTTTCAAAAtgagtcagctggaaacatttaaaatcagctgAAGGCTGTTTTTAAGCTTTACAGTAGCATTAGCTCATGCTAGCGATAGCTAATACAGCTACAGTTGAAAGACTGAATTTCAGCCAAAACTGATGGCTGTTGGCTAGAAAAGAGAAGCCTGATTTGTTTACTTCTGCATAAGAGCCAGTTTCAATAATTGCTGTGAATTTTGTAGAATAAATCTGCCACCGTTAATCACTGTTAACGTCGTTTGTGCCGCGCTACGAAGAAAAGATTGACAGGTAAAGCAACAGTGATCAAATGAGGATGGAGTTCAGTGAGTCGTCAGTCGTTTGCGAAAGAAAATcgaaagaaataaaataattatctttaaaataaagaTTTGACGACGACAGTGCATCTGAACTACAGACCAATTCCAGACtaattattctattttattgcCTGGCTGTAGGGGTTAGGTTTTTATACAGCATTATCTTCATGCTGGAATTTCCAGGCATTCATTTGTCTCCAAGGAAAACATGAGCTCAAAGGTACAGAGTGGCAATTCTGCAGCTCCTGCATGTCTAGACATTCACAAAGTATGAATCAGCCAATGCAACATCTCAAAATAATTTTAGATTCTGTCTACAGATTGTCTTCAAAATTAACCGAAACAGTCATATTTTCTAATGAAAATTGAAAGTCAAAATGCAACGTGTGACATTGCAGCACTGATTTTATCAGCTGACTTGTGCTGCTTTGCCAGCAGAATCTCTTGTTTCAATTAAAGCAGGGTTCCCAAAGTCGTCTTAAGTGTGGTTTGATCCAGTTTGGGTATACGACCATAATGAGTCATCATGATTGTTGAGCTTTTGTTTGATTGGAATGCTGTTTGGATTAGGAATAAGGCTTTTTGGATTAGCCCAAATGGCGTTTCAACCAAGGCAGCTCAACAGTGAATGTGTTTCAAATAAATGGCATCAACAGTGTGTTCAGCAGGAGGGTTGTTCCCTTGTTGCATGAATAATTCTCCCCACAATTCTTGTTCAAGCATTTAGTGTCCCAGAGGCAGCAATATCCTTTGAAAACCTCACCTTTGACCCCTGTCTACCCCTCAGGTATGTCCATTGTGATGACAGATGTGCTCCGACTCATCCCTCTGGCTGTGCTCTTTGGCATCTTCCTGTACATGGGGGTCACCTCTCTGACAGGCATCCAACTGTATGAACGCATCACACTTATGGTCACGCCGGCCAAGCACCACCCTGACCACATCTACGTCACCAAGGTAACACACGCAATAACTGCTGCCGTGCCCTCGTCTGTTATTATTAGTGGCGAGATGGAGAAGCCAAACCCAGCAGAGCGGTAACTGCAGCAGAGTCCAGGCAGCCGTTTCTCTGCAGTCTTGGGTTTCATCTCGGTTCGATAGGGTAACCATCTTATTCGACATCATCCAGGTTTTTACAGCAATGCATGTCTTGGACTCCTCCACATCCAGAAAGCTGTCATTTCGTTACCGACAGAGAGTTACAAGCAGCGGAGGGATTTCTGGCCCAACTTCACCGCCTTCCAAGATGCTTGGAGAAAGGAAAACATTGCTGGAGTTTTGACCCCAAACAGAGAGTTACCTCAACTGTTGAGGATAAACACAGTTTGGTTTCTGGCTGCACAGTCGCTGCTGGGTTTAGCTTCTGCAGCTGATCATCAGTAATGGAAGAATACACTTAATGTATCCTCTGATGtcagattttcatttcaatgtgTAGATTCGGTTGTTTATCgacatattttttttgttttactgactGACTGCTAAGCAACACTAGCTCAGGATGTGCCTGCATAGATAACGGAGAATGATCAGAAATCTGGATAAAGTCTTTACATATGACAGCATTCACATTTCTATTGGAGTTCTTCAGCAAGGATACTTGTGATGGAGGTACTGTAGGATACTTGTattaaagaaaaccaaagacCGGGTTTTCTCtcaagcaaacagcaaacagtgcTTCCACTTTAGGGTAGCTAGGGCTAACATGATAAATTTAAATATAAtcataattttaatttaataatagACAAAATCAATCTTCAACACAATAAATAGAAAAGAAGAAGCACTGCAGTGCTAATCTAACTTCAAGTCTCAGGAGACAGCTGATGCCACAGCTTGCTCTTAAAAAGGGGAGTGCAATGATGGACAAATAGAAAGAAACAGGGCCCAGGCTTCTTTCTGGCCTCATGCTGGAGCAGAATGATCACACGCTGAAGTGGAGTGGATCGATACCTAATGCATCACTACTTTCCTGAATGGAATAAATACCAAGTAAAGGATCCACACAGTCATATTATAGCATGCGCTGTTTCTCTGGCGCTGTTGCGTGAATTCAGCGATCACCTCGTTAGTTCAGAGAATTCACACAATAATCGTTTCTCATAAAAGACGGTTTAGTGTTTTAGCATGATCTGGTGAAGCAGCCTGTTAATGACACATGGCTCTCCCCCACAGGGTTGTACAGCTGGACATTGACAGTATCTGTATGAAAATAGGTGATGCTGGTGCTGAGAATACTTGGattgaaacaggaaacagggaaAGGACAGGAAAACTTTGCACAATTCACTCTCTCCTGCATATTTTCCACACATCATTAGAGGATTTTCCACTAGATGGAGCCAAAAACATGTGAGATTTTCTTCATGCAGAGGAACAGTTTGGgattcagtgtgtttaatgtgtctGTACTGTGGTCTATGGTCTATTTCTTCCCATTAACCACCACACGTGTGCTGCTTCAGGTGAAGACATGGCGTATGAACATGTTCACCATGACGCAGCTGCTGTGCATCGTGGCTCTGTGGGTAGTGAAGTCCACCGTGGCCTCCCTGGCGTTCCCCTTCGTCCTCATCATGACGGTGCCGCTGCGCCGCCTCATCCTCTCCAGGATTTTCGAGGAACGCGAGCTCCAGGCGGTACGTTGGGTAGCAGAGATATCCCAGGAATGCTCGACTCTTTGCCACAATAATCTGATCTCACATGGCCTCGGGATACTTACTTTACAGCAAATTTAACATTAGATGGATGTCGGCATGTTTTTATATCTGTCTAACACATGAACTACAAATGATTTCCTCTTCTGTGATCATGGAGAGCTTTCTCATCCAAATATTTTCAAAACGATAtgcaaatatttctttttgctCCAGAAAAAGATTCACAGTCTCTCCTGAAGCGGGCCTTCATGTTTTCTTGGCTAGATCCCCCAAACCCATACATGTCATCACTGTCATATTAAAACCCtccatttccaaaatgtcaactttttcAGGAGCTAGAATAAACAGCTTTGTTCTCAACTTGACCACCACTCGAGCTGCGTTCATCCAAAGGTCTCATGAACCCAAGGTACTGGGGAATTGCCTCAAATCACAGAGTTAAAACCTGAAGTGGACCTCCATGATCACTGTTAAATCAGCCAGACTCTTCTCTTTATAtgcatttttctacattttcattCTCTGCTTTAATTCATGCTAAAATCACATATCTAGTATCATAAAGTCCACCTGGAGCAGACTGTGACCTTTAGTGTGAAAGTATCCTTAGTCGCCTTATTTAGACCTTTTAGCAATGTTTAAATTATAAATAATTTGTCTGTTCGCAGCTCGATTGCGACGAGGATTCTCCCAACTTTGATGAAGATGGACGAGACGAGTACAACGAGATCCACATGCTGGTGTAAATTTAAATGGAACCCAGCCGATGTGACTTCCTCCGTCCTCCAGCTCTGACCGATCAGAGCAAGCCTCTTTGGAAACCTCAGTGTCTGTGGGTAGTGGTGACAAAGCGAGAGGAGCTGCCATAATGGTGTttgtaaaaatattcaaaagCTATAGCTGGATAATCACTTCTTACCTTTGTTTattccagttttttttaaagagcacaCCTAATCTTAGAtctctgtggtggtggtggtgttgtgttAAACTCCCTGAAGATGTTATTGTGTCAGACGATCAGAGAAAATAGCTCTGAGCAagcaccccccctcccccacaaAGTGGACGATGCAAATCAAGCAGAAGACATTTGTCCTGTCTATCCCTTTAATTACTCTGCAGGTTCTGGGCGTACGTGCAATGATGATGGTGACCTCTAGGACAGCAGCGGGCTGGGtgatttccatttattttgGTCCTGAAAGTGGGAAATAGGGTCACTTTaccttcatttgttttcattcaggaaGCAGATTTTAGTCAAAATTCCTAACTGTTCAGGTGAATTGACCCTAAATCTCAAAGCCCTGAATTCCACTGCCTATGTCGTTTAGCTGCCGATTTCCTTTATACCACTGCCATTGCCTATAGGTTGCAATGATGTGCAAACAAGGAGTTAAGTAGTCCTTTTCCTTTCTCTACAGACTTTTAGTAATGAGCACTTTGACTGGGCAAAAGTTCACTTTTGTCGCTGCCAGCCGAGCTCCCTGGCACAAAGCCTCCTCTCTAAATGTAGTCTCCCCTTGAAGCCAAACTCTCTGCAGAGACTGAGCAAGCCTCTTCAAGGGGTGTTACTGTACTTTGTTAGGTGTTTAATGCCCAACATACCAGTCCGCTGACCCCATTATTGTGACCTTGGATGTATAAGTAAATAGCTAACATGGTCTCAACCTTATTTTTCTACTTTGTTGTAACTATTTATTTTGTGAACTTTGGACTTAATGCCAGATTCTCAGTGATGTTTAGACTCCAACTAGCGTGAACTGCTATAAGagtttgtgtaaaataaaaaagagcatTGTGTAAATCAACACattcaaaactcaaaaattcagaaaataagCCATTATTAATGCGTCCAGTCATCTTCTCTGCAATATTTCCAACGCGTGGTGCATTTTTCACTGATGTCatgaataatataataacacaCTCGACTGAAAAAGCATAGAAACcaagcaaacacacaagtgCAGAAAACGCTGGGGAACAGTTGAGTGTTGGCAGAAGGTATGAATGATGCATTGTACAGTAAGACTGCGAGCTTGGAATTATAATGTACCATCTGTGTTCAGAGTTGCTTTGAAATAGTCAGagatttatttttcacctcCTATATTTTGAGCCCACTATAGAGTTTTAATTACCGCTCAGCCACGACACCTTTGAGAAACCTTACTTctgtcacacagaaacaccagTTGTTGACACAAAAGTTCACGAGTGAATTATTCAGTAACAGATTTGTATGACGCTCCTAtttaaagaagaagaggagggaacTGATGGGATTTATGTAAAAGGCCAGTGTGTTGCTGACAAATATTCCACTCAGAATGCTTCATTTTGGGGTATTTAATGAATGTTGTGTGGCCTGGTGATTCTGGGGTGTTCTGTGTTAGCTTTCTCAAACATGATGGTTTTGTAAGATAaagttttgtaaaaaaaaaaaaaaaaaaaaagaaagaaagaaagaaaaagaaaaaaagaaaaatcagaaatCAGCAGATGCGCTTAGACTTAattgatgaaatgaaatattccaCTGATCCTCTGATAGTACCTCTGCAGTGCAAAAGGCCCAACTGAACTCTTTGATCACTGATCACATTCAAGGGCAATGGATGGAGTGTCCCTGAAAGGTGCTAGATGCAAAGGATTAACCATTTCCTGCACAGTGTCACAGTAATCAGAGTAAATATTATGCAGAATCCCTCCTGACACCTTTcattgttcctgtgtgtttgcgtctACACTGTATCTGCTGCAATGGATCAAGAAATTCATGGTGGACTGAGTAAAGAACGCAGACTGCATGATGAATAGTGGAAGTTTGGCACGCTGGCGCCATCTTagttttttggagccagaagtgactGTGTTTGGacgagagggtggagctggggaggatacGCATGGCTACACCTCTATTTTGATTGGATCTGACAAAGAACACATCGTGGTAGTGAGGTGTCAATCACGGGTAGCCTGTAAAGCATGCCCTGCTTCACggtttattttacagtaaatgggACCATAATGTCTAAGATCATCCTGGTGTATTGAGGAAGACTTGAAACGAGCgattgagaccataaactcgTTAGGAAACTGTctactgaggtaataaatcaagttaGAAGTGGGGTCATTTTCCCATAAGCTGTAATACAATCTGACTTcttttttgcaaccagtggagtcTATTGGAAAGAATGCAGGCTTAGACCCAGAAGTGGCGTCCATTTACTAAACCGTCAATGGTAAAGAGACACTGTATGGCAGCTGAGGAGGATTATGTAAATAGATGTAAATAGCTCGTATTCACTGGATAATAAAGATTATTGCTGCAGGCTTATAATCAACTAAAAAAACTCCAAAGTCCTAAAAAGTGAAGCACAGATCATGACGTTCTAAAACTACATAATTCTTTACTTTTTATGTTTGGCAGTATAGTTTTTGTATGCTAACCACAAGAATTAGTTTATCTCATCTCACGTAACCGTGCCCCACATTACGAGCCATGCAAGAATTCTGTCTCAGGGGAAACTGACCTTCGATCTGTAAATATTGCTTCCCGGCCTTTAGTTTGTCGTCTCTTTTGTGTACATAAAGCGGTCAAGGCAATCCAACACTtgcaatgtaaaaatatatgGCTTACAGTCCAGGCTTTTGTGTTACACAATGGAGAGAAGTAGGCCAAGAGAAGAGAATAACGTGTTTACCACAGCGAGGTGACATGGAATTATAGCTGTAAGTGTAATTGCTCTCTTTACACTTGAAGTTGAGCTTGTTGTGAGGCGCACGCCTGCTGTTATCTGCATTTGACTCTGCAGTTAATGAGTCAGATGGACACGaggactctgcagcagcttcatttCAAACAGGCTGCGCTGTTAATGGACCTTTTCAGCCACATGTTTATGTTCCGGGGGCTGGAAAACTGAGGGCAAACACACTGATAAGTTTCTCCATTACACTTGGCCCCACTGTGTTCATGACATtattgaatgtaaatgtttggctgcttgtgttttcaggcacttcattttgtttgtcagcTAAATCCAGTTTAAGGAGGTTCATTAACACCAAAGCTATTGATTGATATTATAGGTTTAGCCAGACCCCACAAATAACATTAAAGCGAAAGCGAAACTTGTAAATTGTTGTAATAATATGGATATTTCCCCTTGTTTAATTCATCAGCAGCTTtatttcttattcttatttAGCTTGGTTCCtatacatttaaaacaattaTATATTGCAAAGTATCCCCACATGAATGTCCAAAAGCTTTCCCCTCCTGCCAGGAATTCAATTCCAGTACTTTTCCTGGCctaaaatgtgtcaaatttaAAAGATCCAAGCATAAAACAAGTATTGGCATCATCCTTTAAAATGTCCACAAAATCCTGGAAGGATAACACGGAGGACACGACCTCTTTGAGCAGTGGCGGAGGCCCTGCGAGCGAGCAGTGAggcttcctctgctctctgtcttcaAAGTCACATGCTCTGTGTTTTGGCAGTTTATATTCCGTTCATGTAAACTCCAGCTGAAAGCAGAGCAGTGTGTTCAGCTGTCCGCCAGTATCATCTGATTACAAGATTTTAATTGTGACTGCCTTGCTGAAGCTCGTCAGCCAAAAATTGCTGGCGAGCTGTTTGACAATCTCAAGACCTCAAACTTCCCGACGGTCGGCGTCATTAAAGCTTTGAGTTTGTTTTGCGCTTGATGAATAGTTTTGTCCCTCGTTAGCTTCCATACATAACTAGCACAGGCTAATATTCAGTTAGTTATAGGTAGAACAGTGCAATGCTGTGAGAAACAAAGATGAAGACAAAGCTGAGAGCAAAACATAAGCATTAGAATAATTTTTTCTCAATTAATACCTAATTAGCTTGTCAACATCAGATTTTTGACCAATAACGTTTTGGCCCGAGTTGTTGGCATTTGCCCTCTGACTCCAGTGGACGTACGTATTTGCAGAATACAAGTGTGTTCAACACATCCACGTGCTCTCGGTGTGTCTGAGTGTGCGCCGAGGCCATAGCCAAGAGGGCCGGCAAGCGAATACTTAGCAAAACATCCTTTCAGTGTTTACACAAGAGAAAAAGTGGAATCGAGGGTATTATTTAAGATAATAAAAGGCGTGGCGCTGCCACTCGGTGCTGTCAGGGCGCTAAATGTTGAAACACgcaagatgaaaagaaaaataattttttttgaCCCGCAGAAAGTTCTGCTGCGTCAATGTTCTGAGTTCACCACAATTTGTCGCCTTATACCGCCGTGGTAGCAGGACAGACCACCCACCCAAATCTAAGACTTGGCTCTGTTATTTTTGAACCTCTTTTAATTCAACATCACTGGTTTGAGTAGAGACGTCTGGCAGTGTCGGGGTTCTAGCATATGGAATAGTGTATTAGGTTCGACCATCACATAACTATAAatcagatgtgtgtgaaacTAGATTGACTATAATAAGGAAGGTTGTTCACGCTGATATTCCCTCAAGAGCTACAGAGTTATATTGGATAATGTCTCTTGGATGCTGCTGTGTTCTCTGACTGCGCTGCATACCAAAGGGTCTTTCTTGCCACCTATGTTgttaattaaatcaattatttaaaattaaaaaaatcaaacggtgaaatgtgaaatgctctCTTTCACATTAAAGGTTTTGCTTCAGTGTTGTGACAGGAACGTCCATTCAGGAGCACCTCTGATTCCTGCAGCCACGCCACCACCCGAGCGCTCATTTGACGCCATGATTTCCACAAAACTTCAGTATTTATCTCAAAGCACTGTCagagctgcttttctttaaacCTCTAGAGCACAGGAAGCAAGTTCAGAGCAACTCGCAGTAACGAGCCAAGTGGAGGTGTGACGGTTAAAGTGTTGGTAATGAAACCGAGCAACATGGCGGTGTTCTCCTCATTGCATCGCCGCATGCTCGACTCTCTTCGGTTGCCCTCTTGTTTACTTCTCCTCTCTGCCATGCTCGGCACAGCGCAGAGCTGCAGATCTGGGTGTTGATTCTCGGTGAGATTAGCAGTTGCAGCATCATTAGATCTGAAGTTGAGACAGCGTTGCTAAATGGAGCTTTACGTTGACACACAGCTGGTCTAACACAACGATCTGATGGCAAATGATGaaaatgcagtgtgtttgcattcgTAACACAGACTGACTGTTACTGACTGAGCGGATACTTGAATAGTAGGTCCATTGCTATTGCTGTAAAGAGGTTTTCAAACAActgtaaaacattatttttttgtctgaaataaatatttattatgtgtttcaaatacaaacagaatcGTTCTTTTTTGTCATCTTAACTAATTACAGTACAATACAGATTATTCAAGTATCACATAGACCTCTGGAATGAAGCTGAGAAACGGTGCagtaaatctttttttttcctctgctcactATAGGTGCCAGATGGGTGGGGTTCACCATATATGACAAAATAATGAGTTCCAGAAAGTTGAGACATTCACAGCAAAGAATTCAGACAGTCAAGTATAAATTTCTGTCTAGAGAACGTGTGATATGCTTGATTCATGCTGAGTTGCAGAACCTCATGACACACCCAGCCATTGAGAGGTAGTATAGAACATGTGAGGGGGGAAAATGACAATGATGAATGGCTTTAAAGATGCTTTTGAAGAAATATCAGTCATAGGGTTCACCTTTGATATCATGCAATCTAGTGTTTTCACATATATAATGAGAATAATGAATATTAGAAAAAGACAGTGCCTATAAATGGTATATGTTGATCATTGTTTGTATATCTGTGAATGCATGTgtcattttttatatatgtatatgcataGGATAGATAGGATAGGAAGATTGTTCAGCTCATCAGAGCCCCAAAGAGCTGGGCATCTCTATGTTGTAGGTGGTGAGTTTAGCACACAGAAGCGGCAGGAGTAGTGTGGTTATGATAACAGGTGCTATTAGCATAATGAGAGTGGTGAGTGGGGGGTCCTGGACCTGCCCACAGGCCGAGAAGTGCGTGTCATGGACCGCCATGAAGACCTTGTCTACCAGAGATCTGTGACCCCGACACCAAGACTCATTGGCCCAGTCGTCCACACAGTGCTTCAGCTTGTTGTAGttgctgcagaagaagagagcgaAAGCAACAACGTTAATGTGGATGAAGATGGTTGGAGAAGACCTGAGGACTGCACCGCTAACACTGTGAAGTTTGAGATTTGACATTAATTGTAAGCTGAGGATCAGATGTCTCCACCCCTGAACAAAGGGGGAGGTCTACGACAACACTTAGCCCCCGCTAGGGATGCTGTTCTTTCATCCTTTCTCCAACCACTCTGATGACTGCTGTTACACAGCCACGAGCGCTAATGACCCCAGTGGTATCAATGGCCTTGATAACAAGTTTGTACAACAAAGACCAGCTGCCCGAGATCCAGTCCTCCTTGGaaaaccatgacctggatgattCTTCACAGACAGTTTGTTGGAAAAAGTACATTTAGTTAAGTGTAAAGTGTATTTTGGTGCATGTAATTTTCTCTTATTACATAACAGCTGCATGGTGAAACAATGCAAACAGTTCATATTAATAGGCACTTACAGCTACAGC
Proteins encoded:
- the LOC121616561 gene encoding receptor activity-modifying protein 1-like is translated as MVLSAYLLVLTFVWTGQAAKFVVPPCDWHMFESNVDNCLSDFNKSLEASGYQDGCPWPAVKGNYNKLKHCVDDWANESWCRGHRSLVDKVFMAVHDTHFSACGQVQDPPLTTLIMLIAPVIITTLLLPLLCAKLTTYNIEMPSSLGL